In one Stenotrophomonas maltophilia genomic region, the following are encoded:
- the tolA gene encoding cell envelope integrity protein TolA — protein sequence MHAETLPPPRQQEPGWGLPLALAVLVHLLVALVFILAWLWSPTRNTDAAAGDPSVEASLALSASEAAAARQALRQSEKLEDLPPPVAEPIPVPEDTIPPPQPIPEPRPQDAPTPQQQQAQERVAQPDTQDQEAVSALAISQEKARQEQEAKRRQEQIDLTERKRQEEAEQKLRLAKQQEEDAKKKRAEQERQAADQAEAERQKKIAEIRARREQAEKEAKLAEQKLRQVAAARNAAGSAPAGNTGAAQPAAGGGGNSDDLSAKYAAAIQAKVRSAWTRPDSVPLGQRCQITITQIPGGQVLQAKVGANCPYDEAGRRSIEAAVLNAQPLPYRGFESVFARTLNLTFTAQD from the coding sequence ATGCACGCTGAGACCCTGCCGCCTCCGCGACAGCAGGAACCGGGCTGGGGCCTGCCCCTGGCGCTGGCCGTGCTGGTGCACCTGCTGGTCGCGCTGGTGTTCATCCTGGCGTGGCTGTGGTCGCCCACGCGCAATACCGATGCCGCTGCCGGTGATCCCTCGGTCGAGGCCAGCCTGGCGCTGTCCGCGTCGGAGGCGGCCGCTGCGCGCCAGGCCCTGCGCCAGTCGGAGAAGCTGGAAGATCTGCCGCCGCCGGTTGCCGAGCCGATTCCGGTGCCCGAGGACACCATTCCACCGCCGCAGCCGATTCCCGAGCCACGTCCGCAGGATGCCCCCACGCCGCAGCAGCAACAGGCGCAGGAGCGTGTCGCCCAGCCCGATACGCAGGACCAGGAGGCGGTGAGCGCACTGGCCATCTCGCAGGAGAAGGCCCGGCAGGAACAGGAAGCCAAGCGCCGCCAGGAGCAGATCGACCTGACCGAGCGCAAGCGCCAGGAAGAAGCCGAGCAGAAGCTGCGCCTGGCCAAGCAGCAGGAAGAAGACGCCAAGAAGAAGCGTGCCGAGCAGGAGCGGCAGGCCGCCGACCAGGCCGAGGCCGAACGGCAGAAGAAGATCGCCGAGATCCGTGCCAGGCGCGAACAGGCGGAGAAAGAAGCCAAGCTGGCCGAGCAGAAGCTGCGCCAGGTCGCCGCCGCGCGCAACGCCGCCGGCAGCGCGCCGGCCGGCAACACCGGTGCGGCACAGCCGGCCGCTGGGGGCGGTGGCAACAGCGACGATCTTTCGGCGAAGTACGCCGCCGCGATCCAGGCCAAGGTTCGCAGCGCCTGGACGCGTCCAGACAGTGTGCCGCTGGGCCAGCGCTGCCAGATCACCATCACCCAGATTCCGGGGGGGCAGGTGCTGCAGGCCAAGGTGGGCGCCAACTGCCCCTATGACGAAGCCGGCAGGCGTTCGATCGAGGCTGCAGTGCTCAATGCGCAGCCGTTGCCCTATCGCGGATTCGAATCGGTGTTTGCCCGCACGCTCAACCTGACCTTCACCGCGCAGGATTGA
- the tolR gene encoding protein TolR, with the protein MSAAIGRRKRRKLKSEINVVPYIDVMLVLLIIFMVTAPLLTLSFDVDLPNSNAKALESKQDPVIVSVRQDGQLSLKLPDAKEPTAVSAEELEGRLAGIAAQDKGLRVIVAADRAVAYEKVIAAMDVIKRAKVDKVGLATDAR; encoded by the coding sequence ATGTCCGCTGCCATCGGTCGCCGCAAGCGCCGCAAGCTGAAATCGGAAATCAACGTCGTTCCCTATATCGACGTCATGCTGGTGCTGCTGATCATCTTCATGGTCACCGCGCCGCTGCTCACCCTGAGTTTCGACGTGGACCTGCCGAACTCCAATGCCAAGGCGCTGGAGAGCAAGCAGGATCCGGTGATCGTTTCGGTGCGCCAGGACGGCCAGCTGAGCCTGAAGCTGCCCGACGCCAAGGAGCCCACGGCCGTGTCTGCCGAGGAGCTGGAAGGGCGCCTGGCCGGCATCGCCGCACAGGACAAGGGCCTGCGCGTGATCGTCGCCGCCGACCGTGCCGTGGCCTATGAGAAGGTCATCGCGGCGATGGACGTGATCAAGCGCGCGAAAGTGGACAAGGTAGGCCTGGCCACCGATGCACGCTGA
- the tolQ gene encoding protein TolQ: MIATLLALQATVTEALPADVSNAATQTLAQATTGGGINYLELMAKASLPVKIIVLLLLVGSFVSWVIIFRKARVFKQATREADEFENRFWSGADLGKLYSSATDRSRNVGGLEAIFEAGFREFTRLRDKRRLDGRAQLEGAQRAMRTTYTREVDQLERNLELLANIGSTAPYVGLVGTVFGIMVTMHDMISSGAQAGIASVAPGISEALFATAIGLFVAIPAVWAYNRFTTRVERMSVRFETFADEFSSILQRQSAGDE; this comes from the coding sequence ATGATCGCAACGCTCCTGGCCCTGCAGGCCACGGTCACCGAGGCACTGCCGGCTGACGTCAGCAACGCCGCGACCCAGACCCTTGCCCAGGCCACCACCGGCGGCGGCATCAACTACCTCGAACTGATGGCCAAGGCCAGCCTGCCGGTGAAGATCATCGTGCTGCTGCTGCTGGTCGGCTCGTTCGTCAGCTGGGTGATCATTTTCCGCAAGGCCCGCGTGTTCAAGCAGGCCACCCGCGAGGCGGACGAGTTCGAGAACCGCTTCTGGTCCGGCGCCGACCTGGGCAAGCTGTACAGCTCGGCCACCGACCGCAGCCGCAACGTGGGCGGCCTGGAGGCGATCTTCGAGGCGGGCTTCCGCGAGTTCACCCGCCTGCGCGACAAGCGCCGGCTGGATGGCCGTGCGCAGCTGGAAGGCGCGCAACGTGCGATGCGCACCACCTACACCCGCGAAGTCGATCAGCTCGAGCGCAATCTGGAACTGCTGGCCAACATCGGCTCGACCGCGCCTTACGTGGGCCTGGTCGGCACCGTGTTCGGCATCATGGTGACCATGCACGACATGATCAGCAGCGGCGCCCAGGCCGGCATCGCCTCGGTCGCCCCGGGCATCTCCGAAGCGCTGTTCGCCACCGCCATCGGCCTGTTCGTGGCAATCCCGGCGGTGTGGGCCTACAACCGCTTCACCACCCGTGTGGAGCGCATGTCGGTCCGTTTCGAGACCTTCGCCGACGAGTTCAGCTCCATCCTGCAGCGCCAGAGCGCTGGCGACGAGTAA
- the ybgC gene encoding tol-pal system-associated acyl-CoA thioesterase: MSVEPLFSWPTRIYWEDTDAGGVVYHARYVAFMERARTEWMRALGYGQERMRSEHGMVFAVRAMQMDFIRPARLDDLLQVSATLVQLKKASMVFDQRIERDGELLLSAQVRIAALDAASFRPRGMDDAVLAVLQPYLHPESEH; this comes from the coding sequence ATGTCGGTTGAGCCACTATTCAGTTGGCCGACACGCATTTACTGGGAAGATACGGACGCAGGCGGGGTGGTCTACCACGCCCGCTACGTGGCCTTCATGGAACGGGCCCGGACCGAATGGATGCGCGCGCTGGGCTATGGCCAGGAGCGCATGCGCAGCGAGCACGGCATGGTCTTCGCGGTACGTGCCATGCAGATGGACTTCATCCGGCCGGCGCGGCTGGATGACCTCCTGCAGGTGAGTGCCACGCTGGTCCAGCTGAAGAAGGCCAGCATGGTCTTCGATCAGCGGATCGAGCGCGACGGCGAACTGCTGCTGTCGGCGCAGGTCCGCATCGCCGCACTGGACGCGGCCAGTTTCCGCCCGCGTGGCATGGACGACGCCGTCCTTGCCGTGCTGCAACCCTACCTCCACCCCGAATCCGAACACTGA
- the ruvB gene encoding Holliday junction branch migration DNA helicase RuvB, whose translation MTDDRIIGAGATREDDAADASIRPKRLADYLGQAPVREQLEIYIEAAKARGDALDHVLIFGPPGLGKTTLSHVIANELGVALRVTSGPVIEKAGDLAALLTNLQPHDVLFVDEIHRLSPVVEEVLYPAMEDFQIDIMIGEGPAARSIKIDLPPFTLIGATTRAGLLTAPLRDRFGIVQRLEFYSVEELTRIVRRSATILGIDCTADGAGEIARRARGTPRIANRLLRRVRDYAQVKAGGHIDVAVAQAAMQMLKVDPEGFDELDRRLLRTLVDYFDGGPVGIESLAAALSEERGTLEDVVEPYLIQQGFLVRTARGRMATHKAYRHMGLKPKNPPQDLFAEVPDVG comes from the coding sequence ATGACCGACGACCGCATCATCGGCGCCGGCGCCACCCGCGAGGATGACGCCGCCGACGCCAGCATCCGCCCCAAGCGACTGGCCGATTACCTGGGCCAGGCGCCGGTGCGCGAGCAGCTGGAGATCTACATCGAAGCGGCCAAGGCCCGTGGCGACGCGCTCGACCATGTGCTGATCTTCGGTCCGCCGGGGCTGGGCAAGACCACGCTCAGCCACGTCATCGCCAACGAACTGGGGGTGGCGCTGCGGGTGACATCCGGTCCGGTGATCGAAAAGGCCGGTGATCTGGCCGCCCTGTTGACCAACCTGCAGCCACACGACGTACTTTTCGTGGACGAGATCCACCGCCTGTCGCCGGTGGTCGAGGAAGTGCTGTACCCGGCGATGGAGGATTTCCAGATCGACATCATGATCGGCGAGGGCCCTGCGGCCCGCTCGATCAAGATCGACCTGCCACCGTTCACGCTGATCGGGGCCACCACCCGCGCCGGCCTGCTGACCGCGCCGCTGCGCGACCGCTTCGGCATCGTCCAGCGGCTGGAGTTCTACAGTGTCGAGGAGTTGACCCGGATCGTACGCCGCTCGGCCACCATCCTGGGCATCGACTGCACCGCCGATGGCGCAGGGGAGATCGCGCGCCGTGCGCGTGGCACCCCGCGCATCGCCAACCGCCTGCTGCGGCGGGTGCGCGACTACGCCCAGGTGAAGGCGGGTGGCCATATCGACGTGGCGGTCGCCCAGGCGGCCATGCAGATGCTCAAGGTCGACCCGGAGGGCTTCGACGAGCTCGACCGGCGCCTGCTCAGGACGCTGGTGGACTACTTCGACGGTGGCCCGGTCGGCATCGAATCGCTGGCCGCCGCGCTGTCCGAAGAGCGCGGAACGCTGGAAGACGTGGTCGAACCCTACCTGATCCAGCAGGGCTTCCTGGTGCGCACCGCGCGCGGCCGCATGGCCACCCACAAGGCGTACCGGCACATGGGCCTGAAGCCGAAGAACCCGCCGCAGGACCTGTTCGCGGAGGTTCCCGATGTCGGTTGA